A single genomic interval of Panthera tigris isolate Pti1 chromosome E3, P.tigris_Pti1_mat1.1, whole genome shotgun sequence harbors:
- the CIAO3 gene encoding cytosolic iron-sulfur assembly component 3, with translation MASLFSGVLQLTDLDDFIGPSQDCIKPMKVDKRSGSGVAKIHIEDDGSYFQVTQDGGTRKLEKAKISLDDCLACSGCVTSAETVLITQQSHEELRKVIDANKTAAPGQQKLVVVSVSPQSRASLAAQFGLNPTDTARKLTAFFKKIGVHYVFDTSFSRNFSLLESQREFVQRFRGQAGSQQALPVLASACPGWICYAEKTHGSFLIPYLSTVRSPQQVMGSLVKDFFAQQQHLTPDSIYHVTVMPCYDKKLEASRPDFFSQDYQTRDVDCVVTTGEVFKLLEEEGVSLSELEPAPLDSLCSSVSAQEPSSHRGGGSGGYLEHVFQHAARELFGIHVDEITYRPLRNKDFQEVTLEKEGQIVLHFAAAYGFRNIQNLVQKLKRGRCPYHYVEVMACPAGCLNGGGQLKAPNTPGKELLQRVETLYSMVRTEAPEDAPGIQELYRCWLQGEGSERAGRLLHTSYHAVEKASSSLGIRW, from the exons ATGGCGTCGCTCTTCAGCGGGGTGCTGCAGCTGACAGACCTGGATGACTTCATCGGACCGTCTCAG gatTGCATCAAGCCCATGAAGGTGGATAAGAGGTCGGGAAGCGGCGTGGCCAAGATCCACATCGAAGACGATGGCAGTTACTTCCAGGTCACTCAG GATGGAGGGACCCGGAAGCTGGAGAAGGCCAAGATCTCGCTGGATGACTGCCTGGCATGCAGTGGCTGTGTCACCTCGGCAGAGACCGTGCTCATCACTCAGCAAAGCCACGAGGAGCTGCGGAAGGTTATAGATGCCAATAAG ACGGCGGCCCCCGGTCAGCAGAAGCTGGTTGTCGTGTCCGTCTCGCCCCAGTCCAGGGCATCGCTGGCCGCACAGTTCGGGCTGAACCCTACAGACACCGCCAGGAAGCTGACTGCATTCTTTAAGAAAATCG GGGTGCACTACGTGTTCGATACCTCCTTCTCGAGGAACTTCAGTCTCCTTGAGAGCCAGCGAGAGTTTGTGCAGAGATTCCGAGGACAGGCCGGCTCCCAGCAGGCCTTGCCTGTGCTCGCGTCCGCCTGCCCAG GCTGGATCTGCTACGCGGAGAAGACGCACGGAAGCTTCCTCATCCCCTACCTCAGCACTGTTCGGTCCCCACAGCAGGTCATGGGCTCCCTGGTCAAGGACTTCTTTGCCCAGCAGCAG CATTTGACCCCGGACAGCATCTACCATGTGACGGTCATGCCCTGCTATGACAAAAAGCTGGAAGCTTCCAGACCAGACTTTTTCAGCCAGGACTACCAGACTCGTGATGTGGATTGTGTTGTCACCACAG GAGAAGTCTTCAAGCTGCTGGAAGAAGAAGGGGTCTCACTCTCGGAACTGGAGCCAGCCCCCCTGGACAGTCT GTGCAGCAGTGTGTCTGCCCAGGAGCCTAGCAGCCATCGGGGCGGGGGCTCAGGGGGCTACCTGGAGCACGTGTTCCAGCACGCAGCCCGGGAGCTCTTTGGAATCCACGTGGACGAGATCACCTACAGACCCCTGAG GAACAAGGACTTCCAGGAGGTAACCCTGGAGAAGGAGGGCCAAATCGTGCTGCACTTTGCCGCGGCCTATGGCTTCCGGAACATCCAGAACCTGGTGCAGAAGCTCAAGCGAGGGCGCTGCCCGTACCATTATGTGGAGGTCATGGCCTGCCCCGCAG GCTGCTTGAACGGCGGAGGCCAGCTCAAGGCCCCCAACACGCCCGGCAAGGAGCTTCTCCAGCGTGTGGAGACGCTGTATAGCATGGTCAGGACAGAGGCGCCGGAGGATGCACCTGGCATCCAGGAACTGTACAGGTGCTGGCTGCAGGGCGAGGGCTCGGAGCGTGCTGGCCGCCTGCTGCACACAAGCTACCACGCGGTGGAGAAGGCCAGCTCCAGCCTCGGCATCAGGTGGTAG
- the HAGHL gene encoding hydroxyacylglutathione hydrolase-like protein isoform X2: MKVKVIPVLEDNYMYLVIEEHTREAVAVDVAVPKRLLEIVGREGVSLTTVLTTHHHWDHARGNAELARLRPGLAVLGADERICALTRRLVHGEELQFGAIHVRCLLTPGHTSGHMSYFLWEEDCPDPPAVFSGDALSVGGCGLRLESTAQQMYQSLVETLGTLPPETVFCGHEHTLGNLEFAQKVEPGNDHVRAKLSWAKKRDEDDMPTVPSTLGEELLYNPFLRVAEEPVCKFTGKAAPAEVLEALCRERASFERAAEPLQPQARALLALQWGP, translated from the exons ATGAAGGTCAAGGTCATCCCTGTGCTCGAGGATAACTACATGTACCTGGTCATCGAGGAGCACACGCGGGAGGCTGTGGCCGTGGACGTGGCCGTGCCCAAGAGG CTGCTGGAGATCGTGGGCCGGGAGGGGGTGTCACTGACCACTGTGCTGACCACCCACCACCACTG GGACCATGCGCGGGGTAACGCGGAGCTGGCGCGGCTGCGGCCGGGGCTGGCCGTGCTGGGCGCGGACGAGCGCATCTGCGCACTGACCCGCAGGCTGGTGCACGGCGAGGAGCTGCAG TTTGGGGCCATCCATGTGCGCTGTCTCCTGACGCCGGGCCACACCTCCGGCCACATGAGCTACTTCCTATGGGAAGAGGACTGTCCTGATCCGCCGGCTGTGTTCTCGG GGGATGCGCTGTCGGTGGGTGGCTGTGGCTTGCGCCTGGAGAGCACAGCTCAGCAAATGTATCAGAGCTTGGTCGAGACCCTGGGTACGCTGCCCCCCGAGACG GTGTTCTGTGGCCACGAGCACACGCTGGGCAACCTTGAGTTTGCACAGAAAGTGGAGCCCGGCAATGACCACGTGAGGGCCAAGCTGTCATGGGCCAAG AAGAGGGATGAGGACGACATGCCCACAGTGCCATCCACCCTGGGCGAGGAGCTCCTCTACAACCCCTTCCTAAGGGTGGC AGAAGAGCCTGTGTGCAAGTTCACGGGGAAGGCGGCCCCGGCCGAGGTCCTGGAGGCACTCTGCAGGGAGCGGGCAAGCTTCGAGCGGGCAGCTGAGCCCCTGCAGCCGCAGGCCCGGGCTCTCCTGGCACTGCAGTGGGGGCCCTGA
- the HAGHL gene encoding hydroxyacylglutathione hydrolase-like protein isoform X1, with amino-acid sequence MKVKVIPVLEDNYMYLVIEEHTREAVAVDVAVPKRLLEIVGREGVSLTTVLTTHHHWDHARGNAELARLRPGLAVLGADERICALTRRLVHGEELQFGAIHVRCLLTPGHTSGHMSYFLWEEDCPDPPAVFSGDALSVGGCGLRLESTAQQMYQSLVETLGTLPPETKVFCGHEHTLGNLEFAQKVEPGNDHVRAKLSWAKKRDEDDMPTVPSTLGEELLYNPFLRVAEEPVCKFTGKAAPAEVLEALCRERASFERAAEPLQPQARALLALQWGP; translated from the exons ATGAAGGTCAAGGTCATCCCTGTGCTCGAGGATAACTACATGTACCTGGTCATCGAGGAGCACACGCGGGAGGCTGTGGCCGTGGACGTGGCCGTGCCCAAGAGG CTGCTGGAGATCGTGGGCCGGGAGGGGGTGTCACTGACCACTGTGCTGACCACCCACCACCACTG GGACCATGCGCGGGGTAACGCGGAGCTGGCGCGGCTGCGGCCGGGGCTGGCCGTGCTGGGCGCGGACGAGCGCATCTGCGCACTGACCCGCAGGCTGGTGCACGGCGAGGAGCTGCAG TTTGGGGCCATCCATGTGCGCTGTCTCCTGACGCCGGGCCACACCTCCGGCCACATGAGCTACTTCCTATGGGAAGAGGACTGTCCTGATCCGCCGGCTGTGTTCTCGG GGGATGCGCTGTCGGTGGGTGGCTGTGGCTTGCGCCTGGAGAGCACAGCTCAGCAAATGTATCAGAGCTTGGTCGAGACCCTGGGTACGCTGCCCCCCGAGACG AAGGTGTTCTGTGGCCACGAGCACACGCTGGGCAACCTTGAGTTTGCACAGAAAGTGGAGCCCGGCAATGACCACGTGAGGGCCAAGCTGTCATGGGCCAAG AAGAGGGATGAGGACGACATGCCCACAGTGCCATCCACCCTGGGCGAGGAGCTCCTCTACAACCCCTTCCTAAGGGTGGC AGAAGAGCCTGTGTGCAAGTTCACGGGGAAGGCGGCCCCGGCCGAGGTCCTGGAGGCACTCTGCAGGGAGCGGGCAAGCTTCGAGCGGGCAGCTGAGCCCCTGCAGCCGCAGGCCCGGGCTCTCCTGGCACTGCAGTGGGGGCCCTGA
- the HAGHL gene encoding hydroxyacylglutathione hydrolase-like protein isoform X3, which translates to MKVKVIPVLEDNYMYLVIEEHTREAVAVDVAVPKRLLEIVGREGVSLTTVLTTHHHWDHARGNAELARLRPGLAVLGADERICALTRRLVHGEELQFGAIHVRCLLTPGHTSGHMSYFLWEEDCPDPPAVFSGDALSVGGCGLRLESTAQQMYQSLVETLGTLPPETKVFCGHEHTLGNLEFAQKVEPGNDHVRAKLSWAKRRACVQVHGEGGPGRGPGGTLQGAGKLRAGS; encoded by the exons ATGAAGGTCAAGGTCATCCCTGTGCTCGAGGATAACTACATGTACCTGGTCATCGAGGAGCACACGCGGGAGGCTGTGGCCGTGGACGTGGCCGTGCCCAAGAGG CTGCTGGAGATCGTGGGCCGGGAGGGGGTGTCACTGACCACTGTGCTGACCACCCACCACCACTG GGACCATGCGCGGGGTAACGCGGAGCTGGCGCGGCTGCGGCCGGGGCTGGCCGTGCTGGGCGCGGACGAGCGCATCTGCGCACTGACCCGCAGGCTGGTGCACGGCGAGGAGCTGCAG TTTGGGGCCATCCATGTGCGCTGTCTCCTGACGCCGGGCCACACCTCCGGCCACATGAGCTACTTCCTATGGGAAGAGGACTGTCCTGATCCGCCGGCTGTGTTCTCGG GGGATGCGCTGTCGGTGGGTGGCTGTGGCTTGCGCCTGGAGAGCACAGCTCAGCAAATGTATCAGAGCTTGGTCGAGACCCTGGGTACGCTGCCCCCCGAGACG AAGGTGTTCTGTGGCCACGAGCACACGCTGGGCAACCTTGAGTTTGCACAGAAAGTGGAGCCCGGCAATGACCACGTGAGGGCCAAGCTGTCATGGGCCAAG AGAAGAGCCTGTGTGCAAGTTCACGGGGAAGGCGGCCCCGGCCGAGGTCCTGGAGGCACTCTGCAGGGAGCGGGCAAGCTTCGAGCGGGCAGCTGA